From one Montipora capricornis isolate CH-2021 chromosome 10, ASM3666992v2, whole genome shotgun sequence genomic stretch:
- the LOC138020413 gene encoding uncharacterized protein — translation MPHNPVIKESAVTTKVHIVVDASAKPYPFANSINDCMFTGPSLQPLLWDIMVRAPMSTNLLIGDIEKALLQIGVEGEDRDAFRFLFSVKGEERHLRFMRVHFGVEGSPFVLGATLQNHLQQQGTEFEDTVRALNENTYVDNLMQMGGDQEQVVKFKKESTEILENAKFPVHKWKSNVGSLESENTANPSKILGHTWHKEDDTLEFPAKPSAEDQPVTKRTILSYLGAIYDLLGIVSPTMAQGKHIYRQTCDEKKEWNAEVSSQLRDEWFKWTKQLKTVEIPRSVATLIGKIMGVHLHLFADTSNLACCAAAVAVVEQQGGMSKGLLTSKSRISKRNTSRARLELVSGHMAANMAKNLHGTL, via the coding sequence ATGCCACATAATCCAGTTATCAAGGAGAGTGCAGTAACTACAAAGGTCCATATTGTGGTTGACGCCAGCGCTAAGCCCTACCCGTTCGCCAACAGCATCAATGATTGTATGTTCACTGGCCCCTCATTGCAGCCACTGCTCTGGGACATTATGGTGAGAGCACCCATGTCTACAAACCTACTCATTGGTGACATTGAGAAAGCGCTTCTGCAGATAGGTGTTGAAGGAGAAGACAGAGATGCTTTCAGATTTCTCTTCAGTGTCAAAGGAGAAGAGCGGCATCTGAGGTTCATGCGAGTACATTTTGGAGTGGAAGGCAGTCCTTTTGTGTTAGGAGCCACTCTGCAGAATCACCTTCAGCAGCAAGGAACAGAATTTGAAGACACAGTCAGAGCACTGAATGAGAACACCTATGTCGACAACCTTATGCAAATGGGAGGAGATCAGGAGCAGGtggtgaaatttaaaaaagagaGCACTGAAATCCTCGAGAATGCTAAGTTTCCAGTTCATAAGTggaaatcaaatgttggatcTCTGGAGAGCGAGAACACGGCGAACCCTAGTAAGATTCTGGGACACACATGGCACAAGGAAGATGACACTCTGGAGTTCCCAGCAAAGCCTTCCGCTGAAGATCAACCTGTGACTAAGCGGACTATCCTCAGCTACTTGGGAGCTATCTATGATCTGCTCGGGATAGTCTCACCCACTATGGCACAAGGGAAGCATATCTATCGACAAACCTGTGATGAGAAGAAGGAGTGGAATGCAGAGGTCTCCAGCCAGTTGAGAGATGAGTGGTTTAAATGGACAAAGCAACTTAAGACTGTTGAGATACCCAGAAGCGTAGCCACTTTAATTGGAAAGATTATGGGAGTGCATCTTCATCTCTTTGCAGATACTAGTAACCTAGCATGCTGTGCAGCGGCAGTTGCAGTTGTGGAACAACAAGGGGGTATGTCTAAGGGTCTGCTAACTTCTAAGTCGCGAATATCAAAGAGAAACACTTCTAGAGCAAGACTAGAACTTGTCAGCGGCCATATGGCGGCAAACATGGCAAAGAACCTGCATGGTACTCTGTAA